The following are from one region of the Cyanobium gracile PCC 6307 genome:
- the petP gene encoding cytochrome b6f subunit PetP, translated as MAQAGITIGSKVRVTRVRDRIPADLVAALKADATGTVKDFRVTDGTGIGVVVELSGGTTTWFFDDEITPA; from the coding sequence ATGGCCCAGGCTGGCATCACCATCGGTTCGAAGGTGCGGGTCACCCGCGTGCGCGATCGGATTCCGGCCGATCTGGTGGCAGCCCTCAAGGCCGATGCCACCGGCACGGTGAAGGATTTCCGTGTCACCGACGGCACCGGCATCGGTGTGGTGGTGGAGCTCAGCGGCGGCACCACCACCTGGTTCTTCGACGACGAGATCACCCCTGCCTGA
- a CDS encoding arylsulfatase, which produces MPNGQPNILILWGDDIGQSNLSCYSDGLMGYQTPNIDRVAREGGRFIHYYAEQSCTAGRAAFISGQSVFRTGLSKVGLPGAELGYRAEDPTIAELLQPLGYRTGQFGKNHFGDRDEHLPTMHGFDEFFGNLYHLNAEEEPELPDYPKPEDFPDFQKNFGPRGVLHCWANGDGTQRIENTGPLTKKRMQNCDEEFLAEAKRFIRDAVASGQPFFVWFNTTHMHFRTHARPEDIGQAGRWQSEYHDVMIYHDNCIGEMLDLLDELGIADDTIVMYSTDNGPHMNSWPDAGMTPFRNEKNSNWEGAYRVPALVRWPGRIAPGTLYTGIVSHLDWLPTLLAAAGEPAIKEKLLEGHTVGSKTFRIHLDGYNMLDYWTGQSDKSPRVEFFYFSDDGDLTGLRYDNWKFVFMEQRATGTLQVWAEPFTSLRVPKIFNLLTDPYERADITSNTYWDWMLDHAFALVPAQVIAGRFLATFQDFPPRQKAASFSLEDVIAKMTAAASGGH; this is translated from the coding sequence ATGCCCAACGGCCAGCCCAACATCCTCATTCTCTGGGGCGATGACATCGGCCAGAGCAACCTCAGCTGCTACAGCGACGGCCTGATGGGGTACCAGACCCCCAACATCGACCGGGTCGCCAGGGAGGGCGGCCGCTTCATCCACTACTACGCCGAGCAGAGCTGCACCGCCGGCCGGGCGGCCTTCATCTCGGGCCAGAGCGTGTTCCGCACCGGCCTCAGCAAGGTGGGCCTGCCCGGCGCCGAGCTCGGTTACCGCGCCGAGGATCCCACCATCGCCGAACTGCTGCAGCCGCTGGGCTACCGCACCGGTCAGTTCGGCAAGAACCACTTCGGCGACCGCGACGAGCATCTGCCGACGATGCACGGCTTCGATGAGTTCTTCGGCAACCTCTATCACCTCAATGCCGAGGAGGAGCCCGAGCTGCCCGACTATCCCAAGCCGGAAGACTTCCCCGATTTCCAGAAGAACTTCGGCCCCCGCGGCGTGCTGCACTGCTGGGCCAACGGCGATGGCACCCAGCGCATCGAGAACACCGGTCCGCTGACCAAGAAGCGGATGCAGAACTGCGATGAGGAGTTCCTGGCCGAGGCCAAGCGCTTCATCCGTGATGCCGTGGCCTCCGGTCAGCCCTTCTTCGTGTGGTTCAACACCACCCACATGCACTTCCGCACCCATGCCCGTCCCGAGGACATCGGCCAGGCGGGGCGCTGGCAGTCGGAGTACCACGACGTGATGATCTATCACGACAACTGCATCGGCGAAATGCTCGACCTGCTCGATGAGCTGGGCATCGCCGATGACACGATCGTGATGTACAGCACCGACAACGGGCCGCACATGAACAGCTGGCCCGACGCCGGCATGACGCCGTTCCGCAACGAGAAGAACTCCAACTGGGAAGGGGCCTACCGGGTGCCGGCCCTGGTGCGCTGGCCCGGCAGAATCGCGCCCGGAACGCTGTACACCGGCATCGTCAGCCATCTCGACTGGCTGCCCACCCTGCTGGCCGCCGCCGGAGAGCCGGCGATCAAGGAGAAGCTGCTGGAAGGTCACACGGTGGGCTCCAAGACCTTCAGGATTCACCTGGATGGCTACAACATGCTCGACTACTGGACCGGCCAGAGCGACAAGAGCCCCCGGGTGGAGTTCTTCTACTTCTCCGACGACGGCGATCTCACCGGCCTGCGCTACGACAACTGGAAGTTTGTGTTCATGGAGCAGCGCGCCACCGGTACGCTGCAGGTGTGGGCCGAGCCCTTCACGTCGCTGCGGGTGCCGAAGATCTTCAATCTGCTCACCGATCCCTACGAGCGGGCCGACATCACCTCCAACACCTACTGGGACTGGATGCTCGACCACGCCTTCGCCCTGGTGCCGGCCCAGGTGATCGCGGGCCGGTTCCTGGCCACGTTCCAGGACTTTCCGCCCCGCCAGAAGGCGGCCAGCTTCTCCCTTGAGGATGTGATCGCCAAGATGACCGCCGCCGCCAGCGGCGGCCACTGA
- the chlG gene encoding chlorophyll synthase ChlG — MSQSPEPSAGSPGVSGGARQLLGMKGAAGTSNIWKIRLQLMKPVTWIPLIWGVICGAAASGNFHWTLTEVGASVACMLMSGPLLAGYTQTINDYYDREIDAINEPYRPIPSGAIPLGQVRLQIVVLLLAGLAVAWGLDVWAGHSTPVLLLLALGGSFVSYIYSAPPLKLKQNGWLGNYALGASYIALPWWAGQALFGQLTWATALLTLAYSLAGLGIAVVNDFKSVEGDRALGLQSLPVVFGVQRASWISAGMIDLFQLAMVAVLIAIGQHFAAVLLVLLIIPQITFQDIWLLRDPVAFDVKYQASAQPFLVLGMLVTALAIGHSDLTAFAALTAPLP; from the coding sequence ATGAGCCAGAGCCCCGAACCCAGCGCCGGCTCCCCAGGCGTCTCCGGTGGCGCCCGTCAGCTGCTCGGGATGAAGGGTGCCGCCGGCACCTCCAACATCTGGAAGATCCGGCTGCAGCTGATGAAGCCCGTGACCTGGATTCCCCTCATCTGGGGAGTCATCTGCGGCGCGGCGGCCTCCGGCAATTTCCACTGGACCCTTACTGAGGTGGGAGCGTCCGTCGCCTGCATGCTGATGAGCGGGCCGCTGCTGGCCGGCTACACCCAGACCATCAACGACTACTACGACCGCGAGATCGACGCGATCAACGAGCCCTACCGGCCGATCCCGTCCGGGGCCATTCCCCTGGGCCAGGTGCGCCTCCAGATCGTGGTGCTGCTGCTGGCGGGGCTGGCGGTGGCCTGGGGCCTGGATGTCTGGGCCGGCCACAGCACCCCGGTGCTGCTGCTGCTGGCCCTGGGCGGCTCCTTCGTGAGCTACATCTATTCGGCGCCACCGCTGAAGCTGAAGCAGAACGGCTGGCTGGGCAACTACGCCCTGGGCGCCAGCTACATCGCCCTGCCCTGGTGGGCCGGCCAGGCCCTGTTCGGCCAGCTCACCTGGGCCACGGCCCTGCTCACCCTGGCCTACAGCCTGGCGGGACTGGGCATCGCCGTCGTCAACGACTTCAAGAGCGTCGAAGGGGACCGGGCCCTGGGGCTGCAATCACTGCCGGTGGTGTTCGGCGTCCAACGGGCCAGCTGGATCAGCGCCGGCATGATCGACCTCTTCCAACTGGCGATGGTGGCGGTGCTGATCGCCATCGGCCAGCACTTCGCCGCGGTGCTGCTGGTGCTGCTGATCATTCCCCAGATCACGTTCCAGGACATCTGGCTGCTGCGTGATCCTGTCGCCTTCGATGTGAAGTACCAGGCCAGCGCCCAGCCGTTTCTCGTCCTTGGGATGCTTGTCACCGCCCTGGCGATCGGCCACAGTGACCTGACCGCATTCGCTGCGCTGACGGCACCGCTGCCATGA
- a CDS encoding YidH family protein, with amino-acid sequence MANLNNELAKERNRAAAERTLMAWIRTCLSLISFGFGLDKIIGAINSSRFDRSAHAGLSVRLVSIGFVLVGILAMAAATRQHLRTLKLIRRDDFLYADQRSISTITAMALTLIGVFAFVLLVMGSPLG; translated from the coding sequence ATGGCCAACCTCAACAACGAACTGGCCAAGGAGCGCAACCGGGCGGCCGCTGAGCGCACGTTGATGGCCTGGATCCGCACCTGTCTCTCTCTGATCAGCTTCGGCTTCGGGCTCGACAAGATCATCGGTGCCATCAACAGCAGCCGCTTTGATCGCAGCGCCCATGCCGGCCTGAGCGTCCGGCTGGTGTCGATCGGTTTCGTGCTCGTCGGCATCCTGGCGATGGCCGCGGCGACCCGCCAGCACCTGCGCACGCTCAAGCTGATCCGGCGCGACGATTTTCTCTATGCCGATCAGCGTTCGATCAGCACCATCACGGCGATGGCCCTCACCCTCATCGGTGTCTTCGCCTTTGTGCTGCTGGTGATGGGTTCCCCTCTCGGTTGA
- a CDS encoding helix-turn-helix domain-containing protein translates to MRTLRKCASAAPLSRSIQDIARLEGVLSPLLPVQLTQLAGGCLSSELLALDLGALQVLRLRFDRPLHGGGAKPAGRQLIALDLEEAPSRPVIRSHGLELPATAFFGLAADGEIHLTTPERCSLAVLSLERDRFLQWARELGGPGLEEQLEGVNWETIDPLRFQGVRSCLGRIFRLAERSPALMADPAIRRRLGGDLVPLLVEALVHCSGHGERLARPPARIELVKAAQTWMAEHPHDPINLDGLCRQIAAGRRSLLQGFREHLGMGPMAYLKIRRLHGVRQALLAADPRATTIAELAAAWGFMNAGHFARDYRSLFGEHPRTSLRA, encoded by the coding sequence ATGCGAACACTCAGAAAGTGCGCTTCCGCTGCTCCCCTCTCCCGTTCCATCCAGGACATCGCCCGCCTGGAGGGGGTGCTCAGCCCCCTGCTGCCCGTGCAGCTCACCCAGCTCGCCGGTGGCTGTCTGAGCAGCGAGCTGCTGGCGCTCGACCTGGGTGCGCTCCAGGTCCTGCGGCTGCGCTTCGATCGGCCCCTGCACGGCGGCGGGGCCAAACCCGCCGGCCGCCAGCTGATCGCCCTCGACCTGGAGGAGGCCCCGAGCCGGCCCGTGATCCGCTCCCACGGTCTGGAGCTGCCGGCCACGGCGTTCTTCGGCCTGGCCGCTGACGGGGAGATCCACCTCACCACCCCCGAGCGCTGCAGCCTGGCGGTGCTCAGCCTGGAGCGGGACCGGTTCCTGCAGTGGGCCCGAGAGCTGGGCGGACCGGGGCTGGAGGAGCAACTGGAGGGTGTCAACTGGGAGACGATCGATCCGTTGCGGTTCCAGGGGGTGAGGTCCTGCCTGGGCCGGATCTTCCGCCTTGCCGAGCGGTCGCCGGCCCTGATGGCGGATCCGGCGATCCGCCGGCGGCTGGGCGGGGATCTGGTGCCCCTGCTGGTGGAGGCCCTGGTGCACTGCAGCGGCCACGGGGAGCGGCTGGCCCGGCCGCCGGCCCGGATCGAGCTGGTGAAGGCCGCCCAGACCTGGATGGCGGAGCATCCCCACGACCCGATCAACCTCGATGGGCTCTGCCGCCAGATCGCGGCCGGTCGGCGCAGCCTGCTGCAGGGGTTCCGGGAGCACCTGGGGATGGGCCCGATGGCCTACCTGAAGATCCGTCGCCTGCACGGCGTGCGGCAGGCCCTGCTGGCGGCCGATCCCCGGGCCACCACGATCGCCGAGCTGGCCGCTGCGTGGGGATTCATGAACGCGGGTCACTTCGCCCGCGATTACCGCAGCCTGTTCGGCGAACATCCCCGGACCAGCCTCCGGGCCTGA
- the glyQ gene encoding glycine--tRNA ligase subunit alpha, whose product MLFQDIIASLNRFWADQGCLILQPYDTEKGAGTMSPHTVLRAIGPEPWAVAYPEPCRRPTDGRYGDNPNRAQHYFQYQVLIKPSPDAIQETYLASLETLGIHAADHDIRFVEDNWESPTLGAWGVGWEVWLDGMEVTQFTYFQQCGGLDCRPVSIEITYGLERLAMYLQDVESIWDLRWNGERSYGDIWLPFEKGQCTYNFEASNPERLLQLFALHEAEAADLVAAGLPAPALDHVLKCSHTFNLLEARGVISVTERTATIGRIRHLARQVAEAWLEERRALGFPLLSAPPA is encoded by the coding sequence ATGCTTTTCCAGGACATCATCGCCAGCCTCAACCGGTTCTGGGCCGACCAGGGTTGCCTGATCCTCCAGCCCTACGACACGGAGAAGGGCGCCGGCACCATGAGCCCCCACACCGTGCTGCGGGCGATCGGCCCGGAGCCCTGGGCGGTGGCCTACCCCGAGCCCTGCCGGCGCCCCACCGATGGCCGCTACGGCGACAACCCCAACCGGGCCCAGCACTACTTCCAGTACCAGGTGCTGATCAAGCCCTCGCCGGATGCCATCCAGGAGACCTACCTGGCCTCCCTCGAAACCCTGGGCATCCACGCCGCTGACCACGACATCCGCTTCGTGGAGGACAACTGGGAATCCCCCACCCTGGGGGCCTGGGGCGTGGGCTGGGAGGTGTGGCTCGATGGCATGGAGGTGACCCAGTTCACCTATTTCCAGCAGTGCGGCGGCCTCGACTGCCGGCCGGTGTCGATCGAGATCACCTACGGCCTGGAGCGGCTGGCGATGTACCTCCAGGACGTGGAGAGCATCTGGGACCTGCGCTGGAACGGGGAGCGCAGCTACGGCGACATCTGGCTGCCCTTCGAGAAGGGGCAGTGCACCTACAACTTCGAAGCCTCCAACCCCGAACGCCTGCTGCAGCTGTTCGCCCTGCATGAGGCCGAGGCCGCCGATCTGGTGGCGGCCGGGCTGCCGGCCCCGGCCCTCGACCACGTGCTCAAGTGCAGCCACACCTTCAACCTGCTGGAGGCCCGCGGCGTGATCTCGGTGACCGAGCGCACCGCCACCATCGGCCGCATCCGCCACCTGGCGCGGCAGGTGGCCGAAGCCTGGCTGGAGGAGCGCCGCGCCCTGGGCTTCCCCCTGCTGAGCGCTCCGCCGGCGTGA
- a CDS encoding DUF1622 domain-containing protein, translated as MPTLPLVEWLDRFAVGLRFLLEGVSLVCVALGFAATLRLAVRQRLGPGRGRDALSQRFNSLRLTFGSWLSMALEFQLAGDIVATTTAPSNQNLIQLGVIAVIRTFLNVFLGREVELEMKFEESQRQQREQRSTTESLSP; from the coding sequence ATGCCGACCCTTCCTCTGGTGGAGTGGCTCGATCGGTTCGCCGTCGGCCTGCGCTTCCTGCTCGAGGGCGTCTCGCTGGTGTGCGTGGCCCTGGGGTTCGCGGCCACCCTGCGCCTGGCCGTGCGTCAGCGGCTGGGCCCCGGCCGAGGCCGCGACGCCCTCAGCCAGCGCTTCAACAGCCTCCGGCTTACCTTCGGCAGCTGGCTGTCGATGGCCCTGGAGTTCCAGCTGGCCGGCGATATCGTCGCAACCACCACCGCCCCCTCCAACCAGAACCTGATCCAGCTGGGTGTCATCGCCGTGATCCGCACCTTCCTCAACGTCTTCCTGGGCCGGGAAGTGGAGCTGGAGATGAAGTTCGAGGAGTCCCAGCGCCAGCAGCGTGAGCAGCGTTCCACCACCGAATCCCTTTCGCCCTAG
- the ubiE gene encoding bifunctional demethylmenaquinone methyltransferase/2-methoxy-6-polyprenyl-1,4-benzoquinol methylase UbiE, whose protein sequence is MATVDPRQISDLFDTIAPRYDQLNDLLSLGLHRLWKRQTLLWLRPRPGQRLLDLCCGTGDLALLLASRVRPGGLVLGLDAAAAPLAIARRRAARQPWLPLQWQQGDALATGLADGWADGAVMAYGLRNLADPAAGLVELRRLLRPGGRAAVLDFNRPDPASAPAAFQRFYLRRLVVPTARAVGLPEQYAWLEESLARFPTGPVQEQLARAAGFAAARHRSLAGGLMGMLELVA, encoded by the coding sequence TTGGCCACCGTTGATCCCCGGCAGATCAGCGATCTGTTCGACACCATCGCGCCCCGCTACGACCAGCTGAACGATCTGCTCAGCCTGGGGCTGCACCGTCTCTGGAAACGGCAGACCCTGCTCTGGCTGCGCCCCCGCCCCGGCCAGCGCCTGCTCGACCTCTGCTGCGGCACCGGCGACCTGGCCCTGCTGCTGGCCTCCCGCGTCCGTCCCGGCGGGTTGGTGCTGGGCCTGGACGCGGCCGCCGCCCCGCTGGCCATCGCCCGCCGCCGCGCTGCCCGCCAGCCCTGGTTGCCGCTGCAGTGGCAGCAGGGCGATGCCCTGGCCACCGGTCTGGCCGATGGCTGGGCCGATGGGGCGGTGATGGCCTACGGCCTGCGCAACCTGGCCGATCCCGCCGCCGGCCTGGTGGAGCTGCGGCGCCTGCTGCGGCCGGGCGGGCGGGCGGCGGTGCTGGATTTCAACCGGCCCGATCCGGCCTCGGCCCCGGCGGCCTTCCAGCGCTTCTACCTGCGCCGCCTGGTGGTGCCCACCGCCCGCGCCGTGGGCCTGCCGGAGCAGTACGCCTGGCTGGAGGAGAGCCTGGCCCGCTTCCCCACCGGCCCGGTGCAGGAGCAGCTGGCCCGCGCCGCCGGCTTCGCCGCGGCCCGCCACCGTTCCCTGGCCGGTGGCCTGATGGGGATGCTGGAGCTGGTGGCCTGA
- a CDS encoding formylglycine-generating enzyme family protein, producing the protein MTPERPPSPTRSAPAPRPGRPPARDMVWIPPGSFEMGSDHHYPEEAPAHRVALGGFWIDRTPVTNAQFQKFVKATGHITLAERPADPADYPGALPELLAPASIVFVPPPGPIGTGDPYRWWQYRPGACWRHPEGPGSSIRMRENHPVVHVAHGDAAAYAAWAGKQLPSEAEWERAARGGRQGDEFAWGDELHPGGRPMANTFQGDFPHHNSLLDGWERTSPVGAFPPNGYGLLDMIGNVWEWTDDWYGGHGATVANPEGCCRQASIDPGSQHGHQPRKVVKGGSFLCAPSYCRRYRPAARMAQGVDTSTCHMGFRCIVRS; encoded by the coding sequence ATGACCCCGGAGCGCCCCCCCTCCCCGACGCGATCCGCCCCGGCCCCCCGGCCGGGGCGCCCCCCGGCGCGGGACATGGTCTGGATTCCCCCGGGCAGCTTCGAGATGGGCTCGGACCACCACTACCCGGAGGAGGCCCCGGCCCACCGGGTGGCGTTGGGAGGCTTCTGGATCGACCGCACTCCAGTCACCAACGCCCAGTTCCAGAAGTTCGTCAAGGCCACGGGGCACATCACCCTGGCGGAGAGGCCGGCGGATCCGGCCGACTATCCGGGGGCCCTGCCGGAGCTGCTGGCACCGGCTTCGATCGTGTTCGTGCCGCCGCCGGGGCCGATCGGCACCGGCGATCCCTACCGCTGGTGGCAGTACCGGCCGGGGGCCTGCTGGCGCCACCCCGAAGGGCCCGGGAGCTCGATCAGGATGCGGGAGAACCATCCCGTGGTGCACGTGGCCCATGGGGACGCGGCGGCCTACGCCGCCTGGGCCGGCAAGCAGCTGCCCAGCGAGGCCGAGTGGGAACGGGCCGCCCGCGGCGGCCGCCAGGGGGATGAGTTCGCCTGGGGGGACGAGCTCCACCCCGGCGGCCGGCCCATGGCCAACACCTTCCAGGGGGATTTCCCGCACCACAACAGCCTCCTCGACGGCTGGGAGCGCACCTCGCCGGTGGGGGCCTTCCCGCCGAACGGCTACGGCCTGCTCGACATGATCGGCAACGTCTGGGAGTGGACCGACGACTGGTATGGCGGCCATGGGGCCACGGTCGCCAACCCTGAAGGGTGTTGCCGGCAGGCCAGCATCGATCCGGGCTCCCAGCACGGTCACCAGCCGCGCAAGGTGGTGAAGGGTGGCTCCTTTCTGTGCGCCCCCAGCTACTGCCGCCGCTACCGGCCTGCGGCGCGCATGGCCCAGGGCGTCGACACCTCCACCTGCCACATGGGCTTCCGCTGCATCGTGAGGAGCTGA
- a CDS encoding bile acid:sodium symporter family protein, with translation MREAAGVLATTTIVTLMFSLGLGLKPYPFLLLRDRPAFLWRVLLGTCLLVPLAGLVLVLLPLHGLVSRPAWVAMGLMLACPSAPLILFRVRSSGGTAELAARLQIGAALLAIVTVPLMEVIFRAAAGLRGWEVAGWGISPGQVAGQVLKVQVLPVVAGVLLGQWRPGLASRCSRALGALATVLLIVMLVALLLLSGRQLLPFLQQNLVGLAGMAVLSVLSLAIGYGLAGSDPLERRTVALVTGMRNTGLAVQLALSYGKGLAGLIPGLLAYVLITVIVTTLFLRWQQRQLAPSG, from the coding sequence ATGCGCGAAGCCGCCGGCGTTCTGGCCACAACCACGATCGTCACCCTGATGTTCAGCCTGGGCCTGGGGCTGAAGCCGTACCCGTTCCTGCTGCTCCGGGATCGCCCCGCCTTCCTCTGGCGTGTGCTGCTCGGCACCTGCCTCCTGGTGCCCCTGGCGGGGCTGGTACTGGTGCTGCTTCCCCTGCATGGCCTTGTGAGCCGGCCGGCCTGGGTGGCCATGGGCCTGATGCTGGCCTGCCCCAGCGCCCCCCTGATCCTGTTCCGGGTACGCAGCAGTGGCGGCACGGCCGAGCTCGCCGCCCGGCTTCAGATCGGCGCAGCGCTGCTGGCGATCGTCACGGTTCCGCTAATGGAGGTGATCTTCCGCGCCGCCGCCGGCCTGCGGGGCTGGGAGGTGGCCGGCTGGGGGATCAGTCCGGGCCAGGTGGCGGGCCAGGTGCTGAAGGTGCAGGTGCTGCCGGTGGTCGCCGGGGTGCTGCTGGGACAGTGGCGGCCTGGGCTGGCAAGCCGCTGCAGCCGGGCCCTCGGGGCCCTGGCCACCGTGCTGCTGATCGTGATGCTGGTGGCCCTGCTGCTGCTCAGTGGCCGGCAGTTGCTGCCCTTCCTGCAGCAGAACCTGGTGGGTCTGGCCGGGATGGCTGTTCTCAGCGTGCTCAGCCTGGCGATCGGCTACGGCCTGGCCGGATCGGACCCCCTGGAACGCCGCACCGTGGCCCTGGTGACGGGCATGCGCAACACCGGACTGGCGGTCCAGCTCGCTCTCTCCTACGGCAAGGGGCTGGCGGGCCTGATCCCCGGCCTGCTCGCCTATGTGCTGATCACCGTGATCGTGACCACCCTGTTCCTGCGCTGGCAGCAGCGCCAGCTGGCCCCCTCCGGCTGA
- the hisF gene encoding imidazole glycerol phosphate synthase subunit HisF, with product MVAKRIIPCLDVADGRVVKGVNFVGLRDAGDPVELACRYSASGADELVFLDIAASHQGRATLVDMVRRTAEAVTIPFTVGGGIVSVEGITELLRAGADKVSLNSSAVRTPELVTAGADRFGCQCIVVAIDARRRPAADGEPPGWDVFVKGGRENTGLDVVAWARRVVALGAGEILLTSMDGDGTQAGYDLALTRAVVEAVEVPVIASGGAGCIDHIAEALEVAGASAALLASLLHDGVLTVEEIKTDLLRRGLPLRPLLTSLTAG from the coding sequence GTGGTAGCCAAGCGGATCATCCCCTGTCTCGACGTGGCCGACGGCAGGGTGGTGAAGGGGGTGAATTTCGTCGGGCTGCGCGACGCCGGCGACCCGGTGGAACTGGCCTGTCGCTACAGCGCCTCCGGGGCCGACGAGCTCGTCTTCCTCGACATCGCCGCCAGCCACCAGGGCCGCGCCACCCTCGTCGACATGGTGCGCCGCACCGCCGAGGCGGTGACGATCCCTTTCACGGTGGGCGGTGGCATCGTCAGCGTCGAGGGCATCACCGAGCTGCTGCGGGCCGGCGCCGACAAGGTGAGCCTCAATTCCTCGGCGGTCCGCACCCCCGAGCTGGTGACGGCCGGCGCCGACCGCTTCGGCTGTCAGTGCATCGTGGTGGCCATCGATGCCCGCCGTCGCCCGGCCGCCGACGGGGAGCCCCCCGGCTGGGATGTGTTCGTCAAGGGGGGGCGGGAGAACACCGGCCTCGATGTGGTGGCCTGGGCCCGGCGGGTGGTGGCCCTCGGGGCCGGGGAGATCCTGCTCACCTCCATGGACGGCGACGGCACCCAGGCGGGCTACGACCTCGCCCTGACCCGGGCGGTGGTGGAGGCGGTGGAGGTGCCGGTGATCGCCTCCGGAGGCGCCGGCTGCATCGACCACATCGCCGAGGCCCTCGAGGTCGCCGGGGCCTCGGCCGCCCTGCTGGCCTCCCTGCTCCATGACGGGGTGCTCACCGTCGAGGAGATCAAGACCGACCTGCTGCGCCGCGGCCTGCCGTTGCGGCCCCTGCTGACGAGCCTGACGGCGGGCTGA
- a CDS encoding mechanosensitive ion channel family protein, producing the protein MAMPRDNPLGGFRGSVMQRRGIQWRPWPHGQRIALLALLLCLGLGTGLGLALDPSRPAWAGEEGATAAAPGCATTPLFIGLDGRRYLEIRRAPAAQKLDDYVRRANARLLELAQDHTIQPGQLVVQDEPPFSLVGVREQDGRFSPELAVGDRAAACFGMTRQQLAVRYRDGMRRAITSYRGSHTLASWLRGTVLAALVLGVYILWLRVQGELNRRVQRHFAERPRFVMQELGRLGLGGFVELDHVRRTMQWLRQVVHWSLVLVISYLLIPLLLGFFPPTEGIAEGLRGQLKTVVMGFLGGLVQAIPNLFSIGVILVITVLAIRASQSWFRAIDHGRIRLPGFYQEWALPTARLVAILLCMAGLAAAFPYIPGSGSKVFQGAGLFIGALAALGSSAIASNIISGLMLIYTRAFRVGDRVEINGVVGVVQDRALLVTRLQTPRNELVSIPNASVIGASVVNYSFSRREISQPVAIATTITIGYDVPWRRVQELMLAAARSVPGITDEIDPFVLQTSLNDFHISYELNAFVREPGTYRQTLSDVLAALQDQFAAADVEILSPGYHAIRNGNRSTVPKNG; encoded by the coding sequence ATGGCCATGCCGCGGGACAATCCCCTCGGCGGATTCAGGGGATCGGTGATGCAGCGGCGCGGGATCCAGTGGCGACCATGGCCCCACGGGCAGAGGATCGCCCTGCTGGCGCTCCTGCTCTGCCTTGGTCTTGGGACAGGGCTGGGGCTGGCCCTCGATCCGTCCAGGCCAGCCTGGGCCGGCGAGGAAGGCGCCACGGCGGCCGCGCCGGGCTGTGCGACCACGCCCCTCTTCATCGGCCTCGATGGCCGCCGCTACCTAGAGATTCGTCGGGCCCCCGCCGCCCAGAAGCTCGACGACTACGTGCGCCGCGCCAATGCCCGCCTGCTGGAACTGGCCCAGGATCACACCATCCAGCCGGGCCAGCTCGTAGTGCAGGACGAGCCCCCCTTCTCCCTGGTGGGCGTCAGGGAGCAGGACGGTCGTTTCTCGCCCGAACTGGCCGTGGGCGATCGCGCGGCGGCCTGCTTCGGGATGACGCGGCAACAGCTGGCGGTGCGCTATCGGGACGGCATGCGGCGGGCGATCACCAGCTACCGGGGCAGCCACACCCTGGCGTCCTGGCTGAGGGGAACGGTCCTGGCGGCGCTGGTGCTGGGGGTCTACATCCTGTGGCTGCGGGTGCAGGGGGAGCTCAACAGGCGGGTCCAGCGGCACTTCGCCGAACGCCCGCGCTTCGTGATGCAGGAGCTGGGTCGCCTGGGTCTGGGCGGGTTCGTCGAGTTGGACCATGTGCGACGGACCATGCAGTGGCTGCGCCAGGTGGTGCACTGGTCACTGGTGCTGGTGATCAGCTACCTGCTGATCCCGCTGCTGCTGGGCTTCTTCCCACCCACCGAAGGCATCGCCGAAGGTCTGCGGGGACAGCTCAAGACGGTGGTGATGGGCTTCCTGGGAGGCCTCGTGCAGGCGATCCCCAATCTCTTCTCGATCGGGGTGATCCTGGTCATCACCGTGCTGGCGATCCGTGCCAGCCAGTCCTGGTTCCGGGCCATCGACCACGGCCGGATCCGCCTGCCGGGCTTCTACCAGGAATGGGCCCTGCCGACGGCCCGGCTGGTGGCGATCCTGCTCTGCATGGCCGGGCTGGCGGCGGCCTTCCCCTACATCCCCGGTTCCGGCAGCAAGGTGTTCCAGGGGGCCGGTCTGTTCATCGGCGCCCTCGCGGCACTGGGCTCCAGCGCCATCGCCAGCAACATCATCAGCGGACTGATGCTCATCTACACCCGGGCCTTCCGGGTGGGCGACCGGGTGGAGATCAACGGGGTGGTGGGGGTGGTCCAGGACCGGGCCCTGCTGGTGACGCGCCTGCAGACACCACGCAACGAACTGGTGAGCATTCCCAATGCCAGCGTGATCGGCGCCTCGGTGGTCAACTACAGCTTTTCCCGCCGGGAGATCAGCCAGCCGGTGGCGATCGCCACCACGATCACCATCGGCTACGACGTTCCCTGGCGCCGGGTGCAGGAGCTGATGCTGGCGGCGGCGCGGAGCGTGCCGGGAATCACCGACGAGATCGATCCGTTCGTGCTCCAGACCTCCCTCAACGACTTCCACATCAGCTACGAGCTCAATGCCTTCGTGCGCGAGCCGGGCACCTACCGTCAGACCCTCTCGGATGTGCTGGCGGCGCTCCAGGATCAGTTTGCCGCCGCCGATGTGGAGATCCTCTCGCCCGGCTATCACGCCATCCGCAACGGCAACAGAAGCACCGTGCCGAAGAACGGCTGA